In Gimesia benthica, a single window of DNA contains:
- the pepT gene encoding peptidase T, which produces MDTLLDRFLRYVKVDTQSDETSPSFPSTKKQLDLSRMLCEECEQLGLEDVTISEYGIVMATIPSTVEGDVPAIGWVAHVDTSPEFSGTNVKPVVHENYDGSDLVLPGDTSRVLRVSEEPRLKEMVGKTVITTDGTTLLGADDKSGVAVMMSAAAHLMSDRSIAHGPIRLCFTCDEEIGRGIEKLDLDVFGVCCAYTLDSDGSGRIDSETFSADQAVITVRGVNTHPSVGKGVMVNAIRILSDLISSLPTETLSPETTDGRDGFIHPYHIEGGVAEASARLILRDFETEKLAEYAGLLDSLAQPLREKYARAEIKIDVHKQYRNMRDGLVKEPRALEKAIEATRAAGLEPNLNIIRGGTDGSLLTEKGLPTPNLSSGQHNPHSPLEWTTVEEMEKAVDVLVQLAILWGQER; this is translated from the coding sequence ATGGATACATTACTTGATCGTTTTCTGCGTTATGTCAAAGTCGATACCCAGTCGGACGAAACCAGTCCCTCGTTTCCGAGCACGAAGAAGCAGCTGGATCTGAGCCGGATGCTGTGTGAAGAGTGCGAGCAACTGGGGCTGGAAGATGTGACGATCAGTGAGTACGGCATCGTGATGGCGACGATTCCAAGTACGGTCGAAGGGGATGTGCCGGCAATCGGCTGGGTGGCCCATGTGGATACATCGCCTGAATTTTCCGGGACGAATGTGAAGCCGGTCGTGCATGAGAACTATGACGGGAGCGACCTTGTGCTGCCCGGCGATACATCGCGTGTGTTGCGGGTCAGCGAGGAGCCCCGGTTGAAAGAGATGGTGGGCAAAACCGTGATCACCACGGACGGGACCACGCTGCTGGGCGCCGATGATAAATCGGGCGTGGCCGTGATGATGTCGGCGGCAGCGCACCTGATGAGTGATCGCTCGATTGCCCACGGTCCGATCCGGCTCTGCTTTACCTGTGACGAAGAGATCGGCCGCGGGATTGAGAAACTGGATCTGGATGTGTTTGGCGTCTGCTGTGCTTACACATTGGACAGTGACGGGAGTGGTCGCATCGATTCCGAGACGTTCTCGGCCGATCAGGCGGTGATTACCGTACGGGGCGTGAATACGCATCCTTCGGTTGGTAAAGGCGTGATGGTGAATGCGATTCGGATTCTGAGCGATTTGATCTCATCCTTGCCTACCGAAACACTGAGCCCGGAAACGACGGACGGTCGCGACGGTTTCATTCATCCCTATCATATCGAAGGGGGCGTGGCGGAAGCGTCGGCCCGGCTGATCCTGCGTGATTTTGAAACGGAGAAACTGGCCGAGTATGCCGGCCTGCTGGATTCACTGGCGCAGCCGCTGCGCGAGAAATATGCGCGGGCGGAAATCAAGATCGACGTGCATAAGCAGTACCGCAACATGCGGGACGGTTTAGTCAAGGAACCGCGGGCGCTGGAGAAAGCGATTGAAGCGACGCGTGCTGCGGGGCTGGAACCGAACCTGAATATCATCCGCGGTGGAACCGATGGGAGCCTGCTGACCGAAAAGGGACTGCCGACGCCGAATCTTTCCAGCGGTCAGCATAATCCGCATTCCCCCCTGGAATGGACGACCGTGGAAGAGATGGAAAAGGCCGTTGATGTTTTAGTGCAACTTGCGATTCTCTGGGGCCAGGAACGTTGA
- a CDS encoding sialidase family protein, giving the protein MMKSLAFGLVLSLPFLSIAPLPAAAPAETPPALETVTRTTVFEKGEAGYHGFRIPALLVTPKGTLLAFAEARKNNLGDSGDIDLVLKRSSDNGKTWSPLAVLWNDGENTCGNPCPVVDESTGRIWLPLTWNHGKDHEKQIKAQTGLDTRRVYMSYSDDDGQTWKPPYEVTETTKKPEWTWYATGPGNGIQLTQGPHKGRLVIPCDHNVTLDGKVVRRSHAIYSDDHGQTWQLSEPIGEMTNECAVVELGDGRLQMNMRSYHGKNRRAIAYSDDGGATWSEVTLDATLIEPVCQASLIRVSFPKYGTPGQILFSNPASKKREKMTVRLSKDDGQTWAASRLVTPGSAAYSSLALLKNGQAGLLYERDRYQKIEFVAFDLKQFTAGR; this is encoded by the coding sequence ATGATGAAATCGCTCGCGTTCGGTCTGGTTCTCTCGCTCCCGTTCCTCTCGATTGCCCCTCTCCCGGCAGCGGCACCTGCAGAAACACCCCCTGCCCTTGAGACAGTCACACGGACGACTGTGTTTGAGAAAGGGGAAGCCGGCTATCACGGGTTTCGCATCCCGGCGCTGCTGGTGACGCCCAAGGGAACGCTGCTCGCGTTTGCTGAGGCGCGGAAGAACAATCTGGGCGACAGCGGCGATATTGATCTGGTGCTCAAGCGGAGCAGCGACAACGGGAAGACCTGGTCTCCCCTGGCGGTGCTGTGGAATGACGGGGAGAACACCTGCGGGAATCCCTGTCCGGTGGTGGATGAGTCGACCGGGCGGATCTGGCTGCCGCTGACCTGGAATCATGGCAAGGATCATGAGAAGCAGATCAAGGCGCAGACCGGTTTGGATACGCGGCGGGTCTATATGAGTTATTCCGATGATGACGGTCAGACCTGGAAGCCGCCTTACGAAGTGACCGAGACAACCAAGAAGCCGGAGTGGACCTGGTATGCGACCGGGCCGGGCAACGGGATTCAGCTGACGCAGGGACCACATAAAGGGCGGCTGGTGATTCCCTGCGATCATAATGTGACGCTGGACGGAAAGGTGGTGCGGCGGTCGCATGCGATTTACTCGGACGATCATGGCCAGACGTGGCAGTTGAGTGAGCCGATCGGCGAGATGACCAATGAATGTGCGGTCGTGGAACTGGGCGACGGTCGGTTGCAGATGAATATGCGGAGCTATCACGGCAAGAACCGGCGGGCGATTGCGTATTCCGACGATGGCGGGGCGACCTGGTCTGAGGTGACGCTCGATGCGACACTGATTGAGCCGGTCTGCCAGGCGAGCCTGATTCGTGTCTCGTTTCCCAAATATGGAACGCCGGGTCAGATTCTGTTCAGCAACCCCGCCAGTAAAAAACGGGAAAAGATGACGGTCCGGTTGAGCAAAGATGACGGGCAGACGTGGGCGGCGTCGCGACTGGTGACGCCGGGTTCGGCCGCGTATTCCTCTCTGGCTTTATTGAAAAATGGTCAGGCGGGGCTGTTGTATGAGCGGGACCGTTATCAGAAAATCGAATTCGTGGCGTTTGATTTAAAACAGTTTACTGCCGGACGTTAG
- a CDS encoding nucleotidyltransferase domain-containing protein: protein MWVYVYGSFVRGEIDNNSDFDVLCLHSDNPILNIPSNVHTISLKTFNKMHEEGDLFAHHLYRESVMIYSADGSDLIREMKEPAFYENWKKDFESFTLIARYAMKELRESNSSVFSKGLLYMSLRDLAMIYSYVVMGEANFSKYSPFQIDNPLEMSIDHYDHLRASRLSSTRGTWADELLKPLPDSCIGLSKRWIEVLNEKVRHHA, encoded by the coding sequence ATGTGGGTTTATGTTTATGGATCATTTGTAAGAGGTGAGATAGATAATAATTCTGACTTCGATGTGTTGTGTCTACATTCTGATAATCCGATTCTAAACATTCCTTCTAATGTCCATACAATCTCTCTAAAAACGTTTAATAAAATGCATGAAGAAGGAGATCTTTTTGCCCATCATTTATATCGAGAAAGTGTGATGATTTATTCTGCAGATGGATCTGATTTGATAAGAGAAATGAAGGAACCTGCTTTTTATGAGAACTGGAAGAAAGATTTTGAATCTTTTACTCTCATTGCGCGATATGCAATGAAAGAGCTACGAGAGTCAAATAGTTCAGTCTTTTCAAAAGGGCTTCTATACATGTCTCTAAGGGATCTGGCAATGATATATTCTTATGTTGTGATGGGTGAGGCTAATTTTTCAAAATACTCGCCCTTTCAAATAGACAATCCTTTAGAAATGAGTATTGACCATTACGATCACCTGCGTGCAAGTAGGCTTTCATCAACTCGGGGGACATGGGCTGATGAACTATTGAAACCTTTACCAGACTCATGTATTGGTTTGTCTAAACGATGGATTGAAGTATTAAATGAAAAGGTGAGGCATCATGCATAA
- a CDS encoding pentapeptide repeat-containing protein, with product MKIHKKQRIKEKEIQQDDESLNFERCELIRVYAVDFSFENVSFKQSIINECYFRNCQFKNCDFTGAKISDTNFQGAEFLGCNFMYTSFDRTQIGMGPLKRNLPIQDNLKMYLAKSLRMNYASIGDYEGVNFAIKVELEATWSHLFKAAFSREQYYRDKSEYNGFWNRSWYVIKCLNFGLFRLIWGNGEIPSLMFLSIPCLVFVMSLLIFLSSDISFHDSIRETFSVFCVGGKSAKLSLLSSSVINIARYIAMGLFVSSLVRRLSRR from the coding sequence ATGAAGATTCACAAAAAACAAAGGATAAAAGAGAAAGAGATACAGCAAGATGATGAAAGCTTAAACTTTGAAAGGTGTGAGTTGATCAGGGTTTATGCTGTCGACTTTTCTTTTGAAAATGTTAGTTTTAAGCAGTCAATTATAAATGAATGTTACTTCAGAAACTGTCAATTTAAAAATTGTGATTTCACCGGAGCAAAGATTTCAGATACGAATTTTCAAGGGGCAGAATTTCTAGGCTGTAACTTTATGTATACGAGCTTTGATCGCACTCAAATTGGAATGGGACCATTAAAACGGAATTTGCCAATTCAAGATAACCTCAAAATGTATTTGGCTAAGAGCTTGAGAATGAACTATGCATCAATTGGTGATTATGAAGGTGTGAATTTTGCAATTAAAGTGGAATTAGAAGCTACTTGGAGTCATCTGTTTAAGGCTGCTTTTTCCAGAGAGCAATACTACCGAGATAAGAGCGAATATAACGGTTTTTGGAATCGATCATGGTATGTTATAAAATGTTTGAATTTTGGATTATTCCGTTTAATTTGGGGAAATGGTGAAATCCCCTCTTTGATGTTCTTATCAATCCCATGTTTAGTTTTTGTTATGAGTCTTTTAATTTTTTTGTCCTCTGATATTTCATTTCACGATTCGATTAGGGAGACATTTAGTGTGTTTTGTGTTGGTGGGAAGTCAGCAAAATTATCTTTGTTATCTTCCTCTGTGATAAATATTGCCAGATATATTGCTATGGGACTTTTCGTCTCGAGTTTAGTTCGAAGACTCTCGAGGCGGTAA
- a CDS encoding phage holin family protein, which produces MVRLLASTVLYVLGNAIGIVVAAKLLPGFSIDFWSIVIVAAIFTLIVVVITPLLIKISIKNVPQMSGGVALVAILVGLIGTSMFSDGLKISGLTTWILAPLIIWVVALIAGLVLPLFLFKKTLEKVKES; this is translated from the coding sequence ATGGTTCGTCTTCTCGCCTCCACTGTCCTGTATGTACTCGGGAATGCGATTGGAATCGTCGTGGCTGCCAAGTTGTTGCCCGGCTTCTCCATCGACTTCTGGTCGATCGTCATCGTCGCGGCGATCTTCACGCTGATCGTGGTTGTGATTACTCCCCTGCTGATTAAGATCTCGATCAAGAACGTGCCCCAGATGAGTGGCGGCGTTGCCCTGGTCGCAATCCTGGTTGGCCTGATCGGAACCAGCATGTTTTCCGATGGACTGAAGATCTCCGGCCTCACCACCTGGATTCTCGCGCCGTTGATCATCTGGGTCGTCGCTTTGATCGCGGGGCTGGTGCTGCCGTTGTTCCTTTTCAAGAAGACACTGGAAAAGGTGAAAGAGTCCTGA
- a CDS encoding flavin-containing monooxygenase, with the protein MLDVDRSQSICVIGAGSSGLAAAKNLNEEGFAVDVLEHERDLGGNWNYELDCARVYRSTHTITSKHTMRFVDFSMPGDFPEYPHHSQICNYLQQYADRFQLRPLIEFNTGVERIEPEPGTDDWNVTLSNGQIRCYAAVVIANGHNWSPRYPDYPGESTADVFHSAAYKTAGVFEGKTVLVVGGGNSGCDIAVESAQHGCRTFHSTRRGYYYIPKFLLGTGSERLGQRMRRIQLPLFLRRWLMQTVLRFSIGTPERNGLPKPDHRLYETHPLVNTLLPYYVRHGDIAPKPDIDHFAGRRVHFVDGTSEEVDVVVYATGYNIVFPFIENKWLNWQEGKPRLYKNVFHPTSDTLFVAGLIQPDSGQFGLVDWQMRAVAAWLRARKKNPRQLDWFRNQRQQVDEDLTNGVKMQSTARHSIQVDAWSYRRALQKLVTRLESIVVPSRAA; encoded by the coding sequence TTGCTGGATGTTGACCGTTCGCAATCCATCTGTGTTATTGGAGCAGGAAGCTCAGGGCTGGCCGCCGCAAAAAACCTGAATGAAGAGGGTTTTGCCGTAGATGTGCTGGAACACGAGCGGGATCTGGGAGGCAACTGGAACTATGAGCTGGATTGTGCCCGCGTCTACCGCTCCACTCACACCATTACCTCCAAACACACGATGCGTTTCGTGGACTTCTCCATGCCCGGCGATTTCCCCGAATACCCCCATCACAGCCAGATCTGCAACTACCTCCAGCAATACGCCGACAGGTTCCAGTTACGCCCGTTGATCGAGTTCAACACAGGAGTCGAGCGCATCGAACCCGAACCGGGTACGGATGACTGGAACGTCACGCTTTCGAACGGACAGATCAGATGCTACGCCGCGGTCGTTATTGCCAACGGCCACAACTGGTCGCCGCGCTATCCGGACTACCCGGGGGAATCGACCGCAGACGTCTTCCATTCCGCAGCTTACAAAACCGCGGGAGTCTTCGAAGGTAAAACCGTGCTCGTCGTGGGAGGCGGGAACAGCGGCTGTGACATCGCCGTCGAATCCGCACAACACGGCTGTCGCACCTTCCACAGCACCCGTCGGGGTTACTACTACATCCCCAAATTTCTACTGGGAACCGGTTCCGAACGACTGGGCCAGCGCATGCGGCGGATTCAGTTGCCGCTGTTCCTGAGGCGCTGGCTGATGCAGACGGTCCTCCGGTTCTCCATCGGAACCCCGGAAAGAAACGGGCTGCCAAAACCGGACCACAGGCTCTACGAAACCCATCCCCTGGTCAACACGCTGCTCCCGTATTACGTCCGCCACGGCGACATCGCCCCTAAACCGGACATCGACCATTTCGCTGGACGCCGCGTGCATTTCGTGGACGGCACCAGTGAAGAAGTGGACGTCGTGGTCTACGCAACCGGCTACAACATTGTCTTCCCCTTCATTGAGAACAAATGGCTCAACTGGCAGGAGGGGAAACCGCGTTTGTACAAGAACGTGTTTCATCCCACATCAGACACACTGTTCGTCGCCGGTCTGATTCAGCCCGACAGCGGCCAGTTTGGACTGGTGGACTGGCAGATGCGCGCCGTAGCAGCCTGGCTGCGGGCCAGAAAAAAGAACCCGCGACAGCTGGACTGGTTTCGAAATCAAAGACAACAGGTGGACGAAGATCTGACCAACGGCGTCAAAATGCAGTCTACGGCCCGGCACTCAATCCAGGTCGACGCCTGGAGCTACCGCCGCGCACTCCAGAAACTGGTCACACGCCTGGAAAGCATTGTCGTCCCATCGCGAGCTGCATAG
- a CDS encoding GNAT family N-acetyltransferase — protein sequence MDIIEINEINGLVQICNDWNRLLAVTPGGNFFQSFNWLKVYWQHFHQKQFLRVFVVREAGEVTGIVPLCVRRIKTKMGTCSILTYPFDDWGSFYGPVSANPEATLNCVLKYVQQTQRDWDLIDLRCVDTDGFDGGATERALDAAGLACAKFEWSQTYYVDLQQNWDDYLATRSGKARQTFRRAEKRVAEEGTVEYLRYRPRGEKCGESDPRWDLYDTCEEIASSSWQGSSTTGTTLSYEDVAQYFRDTHESAARFGSVDLNLLYLSGQPAAFIYNYVYQGIVYSLRMGFNPDVSNKGLGRLLMGQMLRDSMERGDRIYDIGPGSPDAKKYWYTSVENSYRYVHYSSESKKAKMLQISNRIASWYRRDKQDHQQNSLSSKETQTSVSG from the coding sequence TTGGACATCATCGAAATCAACGAAATCAATGGTCTGGTACAAATCTGCAATGACTGGAATCGATTGCTGGCTGTAACTCCGGGCGGTAACTTCTTCCAGTCTTTTAACTGGTTAAAAGTGTATTGGCAGCATTTTCATCAGAAGCAATTTCTGCGCGTGTTTGTGGTCAGGGAGGCCGGCGAAGTGACGGGAATCGTGCCGCTCTGCGTGCGGCGGATCAAAACCAAGATGGGGACGTGCAGTATTCTAACCTATCCCTTTGATGACTGGGGAAGTTTCTACGGCCCTGTATCCGCTAACCCCGAAGCCACCTTGAACTGTGTTCTGAAATACGTGCAACAGACACAACGCGACTGGGATCTGATTGACCTGCGTTGTGTCGACACGGATGGATTTGATGGAGGTGCGACTGAACGGGCACTGGATGCGGCCGGACTTGCGTGTGCTAAATTTGAGTGGAGCCAGACCTACTATGTTGACCTTCAGCAGAACTGGGATGATTATCTGGCAACGCGCAGCGGAAAAGCACGCCAGACCTTTCGACGTGCAGAGAAGCGAGTTGCCGAGGAAGGGACAGTTGAATACTTACGTTATCGCCCCCGCGGAGAAAAATGCGGCGAGAGCGATCCCCGCTGGGATTTGTATGATACATGCGAGGAAATTGCCAGCAGCAGCTGGCAAGGTAGCTCAACCACCGGAACGACATTATCGTACGAAGATGTAGCCCAGTATTTCCGCGATACCCACGAGAGTGCAGCCCGTTTTGGATCCGTCGATCTAAATCTGTTGTACCTGTCCGGACAGCCGGCAGCCTTCATTTACAATTACGTCTACCAGGGAATCGTCTATTCACTGCGGATGGGCTTTAACCCTGATGTATCCAACAAAGGGCTGGGACGTTTGTTAATGGGTCAGATGCTGCGTGACAGCATGGAACGTGGAGACCGAATCTACGATATCGGCCCCGGCTCTCCAGATGCCAAGAAATACTGGTATACCTCGGTCGAGAACAGTTATCGGTATGTGCATTATTCCAGCGAATCTAAAAAAGCAAAAATGCTGCAGATCAGTAATCGCATCGCCAGCTGGTATCGAAGGGACAAGCAAGATCATCAGCAAAACTCTCTGAGTTCAAAAGAAACTCAGACTTCCGTTTCTGGCTAA
- a CDS encoding NPCBM/NEW2 domain-containing protein — protein sequence MRVCRLVAGLMILAVCLSASESLWAWGKGHRLIRLWAVARLPEWQTELLGQENLTRLCRDYTSLQDKHAGGKMPQLDAYCLVPGVRLSLHDVNPPTQSATAIQWYLEQIADNLNAGKTDEAMKYLGVLCHWNEDPGCPSAHSSPVSELQLKTLLPPPKDKARYNYLFGAGGFMDSGNYQLADEAYTPRLLGRTRAEAALRIYEHQKLLRNNAAAHIIPIVQDTMHGDGTKADEHRAAAALANGRHTADVIFTAICLATDHVDDQEFLFADQSLTEWLPDFRGRMIPHPYYVKPFLVNQAMDARRQLHPLKINETRYETGYGMGTPFELDFVLAPGSVFKRFTCDVGLHPTAGKKGAVMFAVEANGKELVRTKPLLVGDEPVKLDVPLPSAEVLKLTLKTIAGEGSEPSHNLAVWGQPVLKTE from the coding sequence ATGCGTGTGTGTCGTCTTGTTGCTGGATTGATGATTCTGGCCGTGTGCCTGTCTGCTTCGGAATCGCTCTGGGCCTGGGGGAAAGGACATCGTCTGATTCGGCTCTGGGCGGTGGCCCGGCTGCCGGAATGGCAAACTGAATTGCTTGGCCAGGAAAATCTCACCCGTCTCTGTCGGGATTACACGTCGCTGCAGGACAAGCACGCCGGTGGAAAAATGCCGCAACTGGATGCTTACTGCCTGGTGCCGGGCGTGCGGCTCTCGCTGCATGATGTCAACCCGCCGACACAGAGTGCGACCGCCATCCAGTGGTACCTGGAGCAGATCGCCGATAACCTGAACGCGGGTAAAACAGATGAGGCGATGAAGTACCTGGGCGTGCTCTGTCACTGGAACGAAGATCCGGGCTGTCCCTCGGCACACAGCAGTCCCGTTTCCGAGCTGCAACTCAAAACGCTGCTGCCTCCCCCCAAGGACAAGGCACGCTATAACTATCTGTTTGGCGCGGGTGGCTTCATGGATTCCGGCAATTATCAACTGGCGGATGAAGCGTATACGCCCCGACTTTTGGGACGGACGCGTGCTGAGGCGGCGCTGCGAATCTATGAGCACCAGAAGCTGCTGCGGAACAATGCCGCAGCGCACATCATTCCCATCGTACAGGACACGATGCACGGAGACGGCACCAAGGCGGACGAACATCGGGCGGCTGCGGCCCTGGCCAACGGGCGGCATACGGCGGATGTGATCTTTACCGCGATCTGCCTGGCGACGGACCATGTGGACGATCAGGAGTTTCTGTTCGCTGATCAATCATTGACAGAGTGGTTGCCTGATTTCCGGGGGCGGATGATTCCCCACCCGTATTACGTGAAACCGTTCCTGGTGAACCAGGCGATGGACGCCCGGCGGCAACTGCATCCCCTCAAGATTAATGAGACCAGATACGAAACCGGCTATGGCATGGGGACGCCGTTCGAACTGGACTTCGTGCTGGCCCCGGGGAGTGTCTTCAAGCGGTTTACGTGCGATGTTGGACTGCATCCCACCGCGGGTAAGAAGGGAGCAGTCATGTTCGCGGTCGAGGCGAACGGCAAGGAACTGGTCCGCACCAAACCACTGCTTGTGGGGGATGAACCCGTCAAACTGGACGTCCCCCTGCCCTCGGCTGAGGTCTTGAAGCTGACGCTGAAGACAATCGCCGGCGAAGGTTCCGAACCGAGTCATAACCTGGCGGTGTGGGGACAGCCGGTGTTGAAGACTGAGTGA